One window from the genome of Cyclobacterium amurskyense encodes:
- the rpsN gene encoding 30S ribosomal protein S14 — protein MARESIKARERKRERMVAKYAHKRATLKAAGDYEALDKLPKNASPVRLHNRCKLTGRPKGYMRKFGINRVTFREMASAGKIPGVTKSSW, from the coding sequence ATGGCAAGAGAATCGATAAAAGCCCGCGAAAGAAAAAGAGAGCGTATGGTAGCTAAATACGCTCATAAACGCGCTACGCTTAAAGCAGCAGGTGACTATGAGGCATTGGATAAGCTTCCAAAGAACGCTTCTCCAGTAAGGCTTCATAACCGTTGTAAACTTACCGGCCGTCCGAAAGGATACATGAGAAAATTTGGCATCAATAGGGTGACTTTTAGAGAAATGGCTTCCGCTGGTAAAATTCCGGGTGTAACCAAGTCTAGCTGGTAA
- the rpsH gene encoding 30S ribosomal protein S8: MTDPIADYLTRLRNAIKATHRIVEIPASNIKKELTKVLFEKGYIQNYKFVEEGPQGTIKIALKYNPQTKENSIVSLTRVSKPGLRKYVDKESLPRVINGLGIAILSTSKGVMTDKEARVEGVGGEVLCYVY, encoded by the coding sequence ATGACTGATCCAATAGCTGATTATCTAACCAGGTTGAGGAATGCCATCAAGGCAACTCACCGGATAGTAGAAATACCTGCTTCTAACATCAAAAAAGAACTTACTAAAGTTCTTTTTGAAAAAGGTTACATTCAGAATTATAAATTTGTTGAGGAAGGACCTCAGGGAACTATTAAAATAGCCCTGAAGTACAACCCTCAAACCAAAGAAAATTCTATTGTAAGCCTTACAAGAGTAAGTAAGCCAGGTTTAAGAAAATACGTAGATAAAGAATCTCTTCCCAGAGTAATTAATGGTTTGGGTATTGCAATTCTTTCTACGTCAAAAGGTGTAATGACTGACAAAGAAGCCCGCGTTGAAGGTGTGGGTGGTGAAGTACTTTGTTACGTTTACTAA